A region of Geobacillus sp. 46C-IIa DNA encodes the following proteins:
- a CDS encoding YdeI family protein: MKNSQMNPNVDQYLAEGCGRCPLASTPDCKVNKWPAELRALRTIVLECGLTEEVKWGIPCYTFQKRNVVTISAFNEYCALSFFKGALLKDDHHILEKPGENTQAARRIRFTNVQQIIELEPVLKASINEAIEIEKAGLKVEFKKSPEPIPEELQKKFAEMPALKTAFESLTPGRQRAYILYFSGAKQSKTRETRIEKYIQRILDGKGLHD, translated from the coding sequence ATGAAAAACAGTCAAATGAATCCCAACGTTGATCAATATTTAGCCGAAGGCTGTGGGCGCTGTCCGCTAGCGAGTACTCCCGATTGTAAAGTAAACAAATGGCCGGCAGAATTAAGAGCATTACGAACAATCGTTCTTGAATGCGGGTTGACAGAAGAAGTGAAATGGGGAATTCCGTGTTACACCTTCCAAAAGAGGAATGTCGTAACAATCAGTGCGTTCAATGAATATTGTGCACTTAGTTTTTTCAAAGGCGCCTTGTTAAAAGATGACCATCACATTCTAGAAAAGCCTGGGGAGAATACGCAAGCTGCACGACGCATTCGGTTTACAAATGTCCAACAAATCATCGAGCTTGAACCTGTGTTGAAAGCATCTATTAACGAAGCCATTGAAATTGAAAAAGCGGGCTTAAAAGTGGAGTTCAAAAAGAGTCCAGAGCCAATTCCTGAAGAGCTTCAAAAAAAATTCGCCGAAATGCCGGCCTTAAAAACAGCGTTTGAATCGCTGACACCGGGACGACAAAGAGCGTACATCCTTTATTTTTCCGGAGCGAAACAATCGAAAACGCGCGAAACAAGAATTGAAAAGTATATCCAGCGCATTCTTGACGGCAAAGGATTGCATGATTAG
- a CDS encoding NUDIX hydrolase, with protein sequence MKIRKCSRAVIINERNEILLQRFEFRDVVGNNVLWVTPGGGIEENETPAEALKRELYEELGIVVDLVGEPLFQLDVWIEGKQGPFISREIYYKIVIPSGTRLSFENMTEDEKDAWQQVKWWSKEELQNIDNFAPRELFNYI encoded by the coding sequence ATGAAGATACGCAAATGTTCTAGAGCCGTGATCATCAATGAACGGAATGAAATTCTTCTTCAGCGATTTGAATTTCGCGATGTGGTAGGAAACAACGTGTTATGGGTGACTCCAGGGGGCGGGATTGAAGAAAATGAGACCCCGGCGGAAGCGTTAAAAAGGGAGTTATACGAAGAACTAGGCATTGTTGTCGACCTTGTCGGCGAACCCCTATTTCAACTTGATGTATGGATCGAAGGGAAACAAGGTCCTTTTATTAGTCGTGAGATTTATTACAAAATCGTGATTCCATCGGGCACTAGATTATCGTTCGAAAATATGACGGAGGACGAAAAGGATGCATGGCAACAGGTAAAATGGTGGAGTAAGGAAGAATTGCAGAATATCGATAATTTTGCGCCGCGTGAACTATTCAACTACATATAA
- the katG gene encoding catalase/peroxidase HPI, with protein sequence MEHQHPQQASKCPYHGSIANQSSNRTTNKDWWPNQLNVSILHQHDRKTNPHDEDFDYAQEFAKLDYWALKEDLRKLMTESQDWWPADYGHYGPLLIRMAWHSAGTYRIGDGRGGASTGTQRFAPLNSWPDNANLDKARRLLWPIKKKYGNKISWADLFILAGNVAIESMGGKTIGFGGGRVDVWHPEEDVYWGSEKEWLASERYSGDRELENPLAAVQMGLIYVNPEGPDGKPDPKAAARDIRETFRRMGMNDEETVALIAGGHTFGKAHGAGPATHVGPEPEAAPIEAQGLGWMSSYGKGKGSDTITSGIEGAWTPTPTQWDLSYFDMLFGYDWWLTKSPAGAWQWMAVDPDEKDLAPDAENPSKKVPTMMMTTDLALRFDPEYEKIARRFHQNPEEFAEAFARAWFKLTHRDMGPKTRYLGPEVPEEDFIWQDPIPEVDDELTEAEIEEIKAKILSSGLTVSELVKTAWASASTFRHSDKRGGANGARIRLAPQKDWEVNEPERLAKVLSVYEDIQRELPKKVSIADLIVLGGSAAVEKAARDAGFDVKVPFFPGRGDATQEQTDVESFAVLEPFADGFRNYQKKEYSIPPEELLVDKAQLLGLTAPEMTVLIGGLRVLGANYRDLPHGVFTDRIGVLTNDFFVNLLDMDYEWVPTDGGIYEIRDRKTGHVRWTATRVDLIFGSNSILRSYAEFYAQDDNQEKFVRDFINAWVKVMNADRFDLVKKARESVTAR encoded by the coding sequence ATGGAACATCAACATCCACAACAGGCTTCGAAATGCCCGTACCACGGGAGCATCGCCAATCAATCTTCCAATCGGACAACGAACAAAGACTGGTGGCCCAATCAGCTGAATGTAAGCATTCTTCACCAGCATGACCGGAAGACGAACCCTCATGATGAAGATTTTGATTACGCGCAAGAATTTGCAAAGCTGGACTACTGGGCGCTAAAAGAAGATTTGCGGAAGCTCATGACCGAAAGCCAAGACTGGTGGCCGGCCGACTATGGCCATTACGGGCCGCTGTTGATCCGCATGGCTTGGCATTCGGCAGGGACGTATCGCATCGGCGACGGCCGCGGCGGCGCGTCGACAGGCACGCAGCGCTTTGCCCCGTTAAACAGCTGGCCGGACAACGCCAACTTGGATAAAGCGCGCCGGTTGCTTTGGCCGATCAAAAAGAAATACGGAAACAAAATCTCTTGGGCTGACTTGTTCATCCTAGCAGGCAATGTCGCCATTGAATCGATGGGCGGAAAAACGATCGGCTTTGGCGGCGGCCGCGTTGACGTCTGGCACCCGGAAGAAGACGTTTATTGGGGATCGGAAAAAGAATGGCTCGCTTCTGAACGCTATTCCGGCGATCGCGAGCTTGAAAACCCGCTCGCCGCAGTGCAAATGGGGTTGATCTACGTCAACCCAGAAGGGCCGGACGGCAAGCCGGATCCAAAAGCAGCGGCGCGCGATATTCGCGAGACGTTCCGCCGCATGGGGATGAACGATGAAGAAACGGTCGCCTTGATCGCCGGCGGTCATACGTTCGGAAAAGCGCATGGCGCTGGTCCTGCCACGCACGTCGGTCCTGAACCGGAAGCCGCCCCGATTGAAGCGCAAGGGCTGGGATGGATGAGCTCTTACGGAAAAGGAAAAGGGAGCGATACGATCACAAGCGGCATTGAAGGCGCTTGGACGCCGACGCCAACCCAGTGGGATCTGTCGTATTTCGACATGCTCTTTGGCTATGACTGGTGGCTGACGAAGAGCCCAGCCGGGGCATGGCAATGGATGGCGGTTGACCCGGATGAAAAAGACTTGGCGCCGGATGCCGAGAACCCGTCGAAAAAAGTGCCGACGATGATGATGACGACCGACTTGGCGCTGCGCTTTGACCCGGAATATGAAAAAATCGCCCGCCGGTTCCACCAAAACCCGGAAGAATTTGCCGAGGCATTCGCCCGGGCGTGGTTCAAGCTCACCCATAGAGATATGGGGCCGAAAACGAGATATCTCGGTCCGGAAGTTCCGGAGGAAGATTTCATTTGGCAAGACCCGATTCCAGAAGTCGATGATGAGCTGACGGAAGCGGAAATCGAAGAAATCAAAGCGAAAATTTTAAGCTCCGGATTGACGGTCAGTGAGCTGGTCAAAACGGCTTGGGCCTCAGCCAGCACGTTCCGCCATTCCGACAAGCGCGGCGGAGCCAACGGCGCCCGCATCCGTCTCGCGCCGCAAAAAGACTGGGAAGTGAACGAACCGGAGCGGCTCGCCAAAGTGCTGTCCGTCTACGAGGACATCCAACGAGAACTGCCGAAAAAAGTGAGCATCGCCGACTTGATCGTCCTTGGCGGCAGCGCAGCGGTCGAAAAAGCCGCTCGCGACGCTGGCTTTGACGTCAAAGTGCCATTCTTCCCTGGCCGCGGCGATGCGACGCAAGAACAAACGGATGTCGAAAGCTTTGCCGTATTAGAACCGTTTGCGGACGGCTTCCGCAACTATCAAAAGAAAGAGTACAGCATCCCGCCGGAAGAATTGCTCGTTGACAAAGCGCAGCTCCTTGGGCTGACCGCTCCAGAAATGACGGTCTTAATTGGCGGCTTGCGCGTGTTGGGCGCCAACTATCGCGATCTGCCTCACGGCGTGTTTACCGACCGCATCGGAGTGTTGACCAACGACTTCTTTGTCAACTTGTTGGACATGGACTATGAATGGGTGCCGACCGACGGCGGCATTTATGAAATCCGCGATCGGAAAACCGGCCATGTGCGGTGGACAGCGACCCGGGTCGATCTCATTTTCGGATCGAACTCCATCCTCCGCTCTTACGCCGAATTTTACGCCCAAGACGACAACCAAGAAAAATTCGTCCGCGATTTCATCAACGCGTGGGTGAAAGTCATGAACGCCGACCGCTTCGATCTAGTGAAAAAAGCAAGAGAATCGGTCACCGCTCGATAG
- a CDS encoding SDR family NAD(P)-dependent oxidoreductase, protein MRKAVVLGASGGMGYALVQELASRGIPVRAFARSHDRMQQRFGTMKDVEICSGDAFREDDLNKACKDVDVIFHAVNIPYPEWPKGHPVMMKNVLKAAEGSGAKIVFIDNIYAYGRSPGRKVTEDTPKNPHTRKGKIRLQLNKMLAEAHQRGVPTLICHFPDFYGPNAENTLMHFTLQGMLSGRNAQYVGRMDVKREFIYTPDGAKAAVELSLRDSAYGRHWNIPACDVISGHEIVEIARRATGYSKKVATVGKGMIAFLGLFHKGMREMVEMMYLNEEPVVLSGEKYEREIGPLPRTPYEEGIQRTIEHMKQKKERS, encoded by the coding sequence GTGAGAAAAGCGGTCGTGCTTGGCGCATCAGGCGGAATGGGCTATGCCCTTGTTCAGGAGCTCGCATCAAGAGGAATCCCTGTCAGGGCCTTTGCCCGTTCACATGATAGGATGCAGCAGAGGTTTGGAACAATGAAGGACGTGGAAATTTGTTCAGGCGATGCGTTTCGAGAGGACGACCTGAACAAGGCATGCAAAGATGTCGACGTGATCTTTCATGCGGTTAACATCCCCTATCCGGAATGGCCTAAAGGTCATCCGGTCATGATGAAAAATGTGCTAAAGGCAGCCGAGGGAAGCGGGGCAAAGATTGTTTTCATCGACAACATTTATGCTTATGGACGCAGCCCAGGGAGGAAGGTAACAGAAGATACCCCGAAAAACCCCCATACTAGGAAAGGAAAAATTCGCTTGCAACTGAATAAGATGCTTGCGGAAGCGCATCAGAGAGGAGTGCCAACTCTGATTTGCCATTTTCCTGATTTTTATGGACCGAACGCCGAAAATACCTTGATGCATTTCACCTTGCAGGGCATGCTTTCCGGACGAAACGCGCAATATGTGGGCCGTATGGATGTGAAGCGGGAATTTATCTATACCCCGGATGGAGCCAAAGCGGCAGTCGAACTCTCTCTTCGCGATTCCGCATATGGACGTCATTGGAATATTCCCGCTTGTGATGTCATTTCTGGGCACGAAATCGTTGAAATCGCAAGAAGAGCCACCGGATATTCCAAGAAAGTCGCTACAGTGGGCAAAGGCATGATCGCCTTTTTAGGGCTTTTTCATAAAGGGATGAGAGAAATGGTGGAGATGATGTATCTAAATGAAGAACCCGTGGTGCTGAGCGGGGAAAAATATGAGCGGGAAATCGGGCCCTTGCCCAGAACCCCGTACGAAGAAGGAATTCAACGAACCATCGAACATATGAAACAGAAGAAAGAGCGGTCATGA
- the uvsE gene encoding UV DNA damage repair endonuclease UvsE, which translates to MTVVRLGYVAMSVHVPHCSPSQTMTVARFRAIRDREAAIRKLERIALSNVENCLRLLKYNKAHDIRFFRLSSRLIPLANHPELESWDYLAPIREALRSIALFLREYPMRLDFHPEHFVVLNSPDSNVFHASLNALKLHGELLRGMGIDLEHRCVLHLGGGYGDKEKALEQLIHNWAYIPAPLQRMIMFENDDTVFTLRDALYACEKLGVPLVFDLHHHLANRDEEDWRPDWERIVATWRHSPLPMKMHLSSPKSDRQFRAHHDFVDAEMFIRFLREVNGTVRQLDCMIEAKQKDEALFQLVRDLKRYDEIELIDGASFYVK; encoded by the coding sequence ATGACCGTCGTCCGGCTTGGCTATGTCGCTATGAGTGTGCACGTCCCCCATTGCTCTCCCTCTCAAACGATGACCGTGGCGCGATTTCGCGCCATTCGCGATCGCGAGGCGGCGATTCGCAAGCTTGAGCGAATTGCTCTCTCCAATGTCGAAAACTGCCTTCGCCTGCTCAAATATAACAAGGCGCATGACATCCGTTTTTTCCGTCTCAGCTCGCGGCTCATTCCGCTTGCCAATCATCCGGAATTAGAGAGCTGGGATTATCTCGCTCCGATCCGTGAAGCGTTGCGATCGATCGCGCTGTTTTTGCGCGAGTATCCGATGCGGCTTGATTTCCACCCTGAGCATTTTGTCGTGCTCAATTCTCCTGACTCCAATGTTTTCCATGCCTCGTTGAACGCGCTAAAGCTGCATGGAGAGTTGCTGCGTGGGATGGGGATTGACCTAGAACACCGGTGCGTGCTCCATCTTGGCGGCGGGTATGGCGACAAAGAAAAGGCGTTGGAGCAACTGATCCATAATTGGGCGTACATCCCCGCCCCGTTGCAGCGAATGATCATGTTTGAAAATGATGACACGGTGTTTACGTTGCGCGATGCTCTCTATGCATGCGAAAAACTCGGCGTGCCGCTCGTTTTTGATTTGCACCACCATCTCGCCAATCGCGACGAAGAAGACTGGCGGCCAGACTGGGAACGGATCGTGGCGACATGGCGCCACTCGCCGCTGCCGATGAAAATGCACCTCTCAAGCCCAAAAAGCGACAGACAGTTCCGCGCCCATCACGATTTTGTCGATGCTGAGATGTTCATCCGCTTTTTGCGGGAAGTAAACGGCACCGTCCGGCAGCTTGACTGCATGATCGAAGCGAAACAAAAAGACGAGGCGCTGTTCCAGCTTGTTCGTGACCTCAAGCGCTATGATGAAATTGAGTTGATTGATGGAGCGAGCTTCTATGTGAAGTGA